CCGGTCGTTCGCGCAGGATGGTTTCGCGCAGGGTTTCCGGGCGCGACAGGTCAAATGCTTCGCGGCCGCGACTGAGCAATTCATGTTTGCCCAGGGCTAGTTGCAGTTCGCGGGCAACCTGTCCGGTGTGGCCGCTGATCAGGATCTTCATGCAAACGTCTCTGCGTCGGTCAGGCTCAGGCCCTGTTGGTCCTTGGCCGAGAGCTGCGGTCTGAGACCGTCGAGCGGCCAGTCGATGGCCAGTTGCGGGTCATCCCAGCGGATGCAGCGTTCGTGAGCCGGGGCGTAGTAGTCGGTGGTCTTGTAGAGGAATTCGGCGTACTCGCTGAGTACCAGAAAACCGTGTGCGAAGCCTTCCGGCACCCATAGCTGGCGCTTGTTTTCGGCAGACAGATGCACGCCCACCCATTTGCCGTAGTTCGG
The sequence above is drawn from the Pseudomonas sp. Z8(2022) genome and encodes:
- the rfbC gene encoding dTDP-4-dehydrorhamnose 3,5-epimerase, whose product is MKVTATALPEVLILEPQVFGDERGFFYESFNARRFAEATGLTREFVQDNHSRSARGVLRGLHYQLQQAQGKLVRVSAGEVYDVAVDVRRSSPNYGKWVGVHLSAENKRQLWVPEGFAHGFLVLSEYAEFLYKTTDYYAPAHERCIRWDDPQLAIDWPLDGLRPQLSAKDQQGLSLTDAETFA